One stretch of Danio rerio strain Tuebingen ecotype United States chromosome 6, GRCz12tu, whole genome shotgun sequence DNA includes these proteins:
- the si:zfos-169g10.2 gene encoding somatostatin receptor type 3, whose product MEIIRITSALSHPSTTQPSMCTNTSSSSFNQTFISPTDNWRPLDYSPGIAGILIPLVYITVCVVGLVGNTLVIHIVLRYSQAESVTNIYILNLAIADELFMLGLPFLAVQNGLLSWPFGSLMCRLVMTVDAINQFTSIFCLTVMSIDRYLAVVHPLRSSRWRQPRVAKTVNCTIWAISFVVVLPVVMFAGVLQDDGNCSIVWPEPAEVWKASFIIYTATVGFFGPLTVICLCYLLIVVKVRSSGRRVRATSIRRRKSERKITRMVVIVVAVFVFCWLPFYVLNIVNLLVLLPGEFRGLYYFVVVLSYANSCANPILYGFLSDNFKRGFRKALCRSSRRVENQDLQQGTGMVALPLEEIRREMEVKEHLKAMDVEEREESELRNGKNVDERCDGAVSSTSEPAAVLNGARRHKHLPENGEDKRSVLEISCL is encoded by the coding sequence ATGGAGATCATCAGAATAACATCCGCACTCTCACATCCATCCACAACTCAACCGTCGATGTGTACGAACACCTCCTCTTCGTCCTTCAACCAAACGTTTATTTCTCCGACAGACAACTGGAGACCTCTGGATTACTCTCCAGGCATCGCTGGGATCCTCATCCCTCTGGTGTACATCACCGTTTGCGTTGTCGGTCTGGTCGGGAACACTCTAGTAATCCACATCGTGCTGCGATATTCCCAAGCGGAGTCTGTGACAAATATCTACATCCTCAATCTAGCTATCGCTGACGAACTCTTCATGTTAGGTCTGCCATTCCTCGCTGTACAGAACGGCCTTCTCTCCTGGCCCTTCGGATCTCTGATGTGTCGTCTGGTCATGACTGTCGACGCAATTAACCAATTTACTAGCATCTTCTGTCTGACCGTGATGAGCATCGACCGATATCTTGCTGTAGTGCATCCCCTCCGATCCTCTAGGTGGCGCCAGCCACGTGTGGCTAAAACTGTGAATTGCACAATATGGGCGATTTCGTTTGTAGTAGTCCTACCAGTGGTGATGTTCGCCGGCGTTCTGCAGGATGACGGAAATTGTAGTATTGTATGGCCGGAGCCTGCCGAAGTCTGGAAAGCGTCGTTTATTATCTATACGGCGACAGTGGGATTCTTCGGCCCGCTTACCGTAATCTGTCTCTGCTATTTGTTAATTGTAGTCAAAGTGCGCAGCTCTGGACGAAGAGTCCGCGCAACGTCCATTCGCCGCAGGAAATCAGAACGCAAAATAACGCGAATGGTCGTAATCGTGGTAGCTGTGTTTGTATTCTGCTGGCTGCCGTTCTACGTTTTAAACATCGTAAACCTGCTGGTTCTGCTACCAGGCGAGTTCAGAGGCCTGTATTACTTTGTCGTAGTTCTTTCATATGCAAACAGTTGCGCAAATCCCATCCTATATGGATTCCTTTCGGATAACTTTAAAAGAGGATTTCGCAAAGCCTTGTGTCGATCGTCTAGACGTGTGGAGAACCAGGATCTGCAGCAGGGAACGGGAATGGTGGCGCTCCCGCTGGAGGAGATCCGAAGGGAGATGGAGGTAAAGGAGCATCTGAAGGCGATGGATGTTGAGGAGCGCGAGGAAAGCGAACTTCGAAATGGTAAAAACGTGGATGAACGATGCGATGGTGCCGTCAGCTCGACCTCTGAACCCGCAGCTGTTCTCAATGGAGCTCGGAGACACAAACACCTGCCGGAGAACGGCGAGGATAAACGCTCCGTCCTGGAGATCAGCTGCTTGTGA